One window of Methylococcus sp. EFPC2 genomic DNA carries:
- a CDS encoding RHS repeat-associated core domain-containing protein translates to MSKITHEMHRPHALRRLLVASLLALLGLMAPAWAVTTTTTHYTYDATGSLIKLTKPSGAYFDFTYDAAHRLTDITDALGNRIHYTLDAAGHRTEEEIFDANNQRTYHHSRVYDALSRIAQEIGAHAGEVTSYTYDANGNLLTVTDANTHTTTHSYDALNRRTATTDANAATTHYAYDARDRLVSVTDAQQHQTTYAYDGLDNLLQETSPNTGTTTYAYDSAGNRVSKTDAENVVSTYTYDALNRVTQGDGRLSYYDENGYLGKLTHVAASGGYITYRYLTYDQAGRLTSVTAKGLPHTYDNFIRYRYNADDSISQIAHSKYREINYGYDAAGQVSSVSLHDWDDGGPTDFVFDITTPLASNISHLPFGPIQTFTYGNGKTQTRQYDQNYRETGRSVPDVMTADYGYDPVGNLTGITDPLSPSGSPRTFTYDPLNRLTGASAGNTHAFTYDDVGNRLSSSINAAQTTYTYDLGSQKLLTLTGSQQASYQYDANGDVAHVGNRSFTHTADYLLTAITDTVNGSPVITLSNRYDGFGYRVMKYPNVGGYVTYDHDVLSGTLLNETRWAGVGYGFFAHTYAYLEGEPLARINYDVDTDPTQTPWPVHYYHNDRLGTPQKTTDQTGNLSWAAQIDPFGKATVTSGYITQNLRFPGQYYDEESGLHYNIARFYDPNLGRYLESDPIGLAGGINSYAYVGNNPLNYIDPYGLNPATAAEGAVIGLGIGGPPGAVVGGVIGFGLGAWGTYEFWNWYNNENANDDGQSGEQCPTKGKESKPPFNGPPNGYEEGPRRGREYGPDGKPIRDYDNPHQGADYPHVHEWPNGVREHPGRPYSPIPKK, encoded by the coding sequence ATGAGCAAAATTACGCACGAGATGCATCGCCCGCATGCCCTGCGGCGGCTATTGGTGGCCAGCTTGCTGGCTCTATTGGGATTGATGGCACCGGCCTGGGCGGTCACCACGACCACCACCCACTACACCTATGACGCGACGGGCAGCCTGATCAAGCTCACCAAGCCCAGCGGCGCGTATTTCGACTTCACCTACGACGCCGCCCACCGCCTCACCGACATCACCGATGCCCTGGGCAACCGCATCCATTACACCCTGGACGCCGCCGGCCACCGCACCGAAGAAGAAATCTTCGATGCCAACAACCAAAGGACTTACCACCACAGCCGGGTCTACGATGCCCTTTCCCGCATCGCCCAGGAGATCGGCGCCCACGCGGGCGAGGTGACGTCCTATACCTACGACGCCAACGGCAACCTCCTCACGGTCACGGATGCCAACACTCACACCACCACGCACAGCTATGACGCGCTGAACCGGCGCACCGCTACCACCGACGCCAATGCGGCCACGACCCACTACGCCTACGATGCCCGCGACCGGCTGGTGTCGGTCACCGATGCCCAGCAGCACCAGACCACCTACGCCTACGACGGCCTGGACAACCTGCTGCAGGAAACCAGCCCCAACACCGGCACCACGACCTATGCCTATGACAGCGCCGGCAACCGCGTCAGTAAAACCGATGCGGAAAACGTGGTGTCGACGTATACCTACGATGCCCTGAACCGGGTCACCCAGGGGGACGGCAGGCTGTCCTACTACGATGAAAACGGTTATCTGGGCAAGCTAACCCATGTGGCGGCCAGCGGCGGTTATATCACTTACCGGTACTTGACCTACGACCAAGCCGGCCGGCTGACGTCCGTCACCGCCAAAGGTTTGCCGCATACGTACGATAATTTCATCCGCTATCGCTATAACGCGGACGACAGCATCAGCCAAATCGCCCATTCGAAATATCGCGAAATCAACTACGGCTACGATGCGGCTGGGCAGGTTAGTTCGGTGTCACTGCATGATTGGGACGATGGCGGTCCGACGGATTTTGTTTTCGACATTACCACTCCGCTGGCAAGCAATATCTCCCATTTGCCGTTCGGCCCCATCCAAACGTTCACCTACGGCAACGGCAAGACGCAGACCCGCCAGTACGACCAGAACTACCGGGAAACTGGCCGCAGCGTACCGGACGTCATGACCGCCGATTACGGTTACGACCCGGTCGGCAACCTGACCGGGATTACCGACCCCCTGAGTCCCTCGGGCAGCCCGCGCACGTTCACGTACGACCCGCTGAACCGGCTGACTGGCGCCAGCGCTGGCAACACCCATGCGTTCACCTACGACGATGTGGGCAACCGTCTGAGCAGCAGCATCAATGCCGCGCAGACTACCTACACCTATGACCTGGGCAGTCAAAAGCTACTGACGCTGACAGGCAGTCAGCAGGCAAGCTATCAATACGATGCCAACGGCGATGTCGCGCACGTGGGGAACCGCTCCTTCACGCATACGGCCGACTATTTGCTGACGGCGATTACGGACACCGTGAACGGAAGCCCGGTGATCACGCTATCGAATCGCTACGACGGGTTCGGTTATCGTGTCATGAAGTATCCCAATGTCGGCGGCTATGTCACCTACGACCATGACGTGTTGAGCGGCACCTTGCTGAACGAAACCCGATGGGCGGGTGTCGGCTACGGCTTCTTCGCGCATACCTACGCCTATCTGGAAGGCGAACCGCTGGCGCGGATCAACTACGATGTGGATACCGACCCCACGCAAACCCCCTGGCCGGTCCATTACTACCACAACGACCGGTTGGGAACGCCGCAGAAGACCACCGACCAAACGGGCAACCTCAGTTGGGCAGCGCAGATCGACCCCTTCGGCAAAGCCACGGTCACGAGCGGCTACATCACCCAGAACCTGCGCTTCCCCGGCCAATACTACGACGAAGAATCAGGCCTGCACTATAACATCGCCCGCTTCTACGACCCCAACCTCGGCCGCTACCTGGAATCCGATCCCATTGGACTGGCGGGCGGCATTAATAGCTATGCCTATGTGGGGAATAATCCACTGAACTACATCGATCCTTATGGACTAAACCCTGCAACTGCTGCTGAAGGTGCAGTGATAGGTTTAGGTATTGGTGGGCCACCTGGTGCAGTTGTTGGTGGTGTTATCGGTTTCGGTTTGGGTGCTTGGGGCACTTACGAATTCTGGAATTGGTATAATAATGAAAATGCCAATGATGATGGTCAGAGTGGCGAACAGTGTCCTACGAAGGGGAAAGAATCCAAGCCGCCCTTTAATGGCCCACCTAATGGATATGAAGAAGGTCCCCGGAGAGGAAGAGAGTATGGACCAGATGGTAAGCCCATCAGAGATTATGATAATCCCCATCAAGGCGCAGACTACCCGCACGTACATGAGTGGCCCAATGGTGTGAGGGAGCATCCGGGTAGGCCATATTCACCGATACCGAAAAAGTGA
- a CDS encoding RHS repeat-associated core domain-containing protein produces MDSDPTQTPWAIHYYHNDRLGTPQKTTDQAGNLSWAAQIDPFGKATVTSGYITQSLRFPGQYYDEESGLHYNIARFYDPNLGRYLKSDPIGLAGGINTYAYVGNNPLTYI; encoded by the coding sequence GTGGATTCCGATCCCACGCAAACTCCCTGGGCTATCCACTACTACCACAACGACCGGTTGGGCACGCCGCAAAAGACCACCGACCAAGCGGGCAACCTAAGTTGGGCAGCGCAGATCGACCCCTTCGGCAAAGCCACAGTCACGAGCGGCTACATTACCCAGAGCCTGCGCTTCCCCGGCCAATACTACGACGAAGAATCAGGCCTGCACTACAACATCGCCCGCTTCTACGACCCCAACCTCGGCCGTTACCTGAAGTCCGATCCTATTGGGCTGGCGGGGGGAATTAATACCTACGCCTATGTCGGGAATAATCCGCTCACATACATATGA
- a CDS encoding quinone-dependent dihydroorotate dehydrogenase has translation MHYDLLRSLLFRFDPETAHHLSLTALRQLARLGALNPVRQALPPKSLRVMGLEFPNPVGLAAGLDKNGDCIDGMAALGFGFLEIGTVTPKPQPGNPRPRLFRLVEQEALINRLGFNNLGVEHLVERVKARRSQVVLGINIGKNVFTPVENALDDYRLCLRQVYAHADYVTVNISSPNTPGLRTLQLGESLNGLLAGLAETREELADEHGRRVPLAVKIAPDLADEDLPELAETLLKNGVDAVIATNTTLDRSKVQGSPYAQEAGGLSGRPLLERSTAVVARLAEILRGELPIVACGGIFGAADAQAKFAAGAALVQVYSGFIYRGPDLIREIVESLPER, from the coding sequence ATGCACTACGACCTTCTCCGTTCCCTGCTTTTCCGTTTCGATCCCGAAACCGCCCATCACTTGAGCCTGACGGCCTTGCGGCAACTCGCCCGGCTGGGTGCCTTGAATCCGGTGCGCCAGGCCTTGCCGCCCAAGTCCCTCAGGGTGATGGGGCTGGAGTTCCCCAATCCCGTCGGTTTGGCCGCCGGCCTGGACAAGAACGGCGACTGCATCGACGGGATGGCCGCGTTGGGTTTCGGCTTCCTGGAGATCGGCACCGTCACGCCCAAACCGCAGCCGGGCAATCCCCGGCCGCGGCTGTTCCGTTTGGTGGAGCAGGAAGCGCTGATCAACCGCCTGGGCTTCAACAACCTGGGCGTGGAGCATCTGGTCGAGCGGGTCAAGGCGCGGCGCTCGCAGGTGGTGCTGGGCATCAACATCGGCAAGAACGTGTTCACGCCGGTGGAAAACGCGCTGGACGACTACCGCCTGTGCCTGCGGCAGGTCTATGCCCATGCCGACTACGTGACCGTCAACATCTCCTCGCCCAACACGCCGGGCCTGCGCACGCTGCAACTGGGCGAGTCGCTGAATGGACTGCTGGCGGGGCTGGCGGAAACGCGCGAGGAGTTGGCGGATGAGCACGGCCGGCGCGTGCCGCTGGCGGTGAAGATCGCGCCGGATCTGGCGGACGAGGATTTGCCGGAGTTGGCGGAAACCCTGCTGAAAAACGGCGTGGACGCGGTGATCGCCACCAACACCACGCTGGATCGCAGCAAGGTTCAGGGCTCGCCTTACGCGCAGGAGGCCGGTGGACTGAGTGGCCGGCCCCTGCTGGAACGGTCGACGGCGGTGGTCGCCCGCCTGGCGGAGATCCTGCGCGGCGAACTGCCCATCGTCGCCTGCGGCGGCATCTTCGGCGCCGCGGACGCGCAGGCCAAGTTCGCCGCCGGCGCCGCGCTGGTGCAGGTCTACAGCGGCTTCATCTACCGCGGCCCGGATCTGATCAGGGAAATCGTCGAGTCGCTGCCGGAGCGCTAG
- a CDS encoding efflux RND transporter permease subunit yields the protein MGIEIFIRRPVTTSLLAIAILLAGIVAYLQLPVAPMPMVDFPTISVDARLPGANPETMAATMATPLERTLGRIAGLSEMTSSSGQGGTRISLQFELSRDINGAMRDVQAAINAARAQLPANLPTQPSFRKYNPADQPVIEMAVMSDVMDRGNLYDLASTILAQRISQIPGVGLVEVGGSSLPAVRVELNPGALAKYGVGLEDVRAAINAANVNRPKGQIEEGDKRWELQVNDQARTAADYLPLIVAYREGAPVRLSDLGNVVDSVENLRNAGYANGHPAVVVRVYKQPDANIVATVERVLGLLPELEAGLPAAADIEVLMERTRTIKASLREVEHCLALSVGLVMIVVFLFLRNLRSTLIPSVAIPVSLIGSFAVMYLCGFSLDNLSLMALAVGTGFVVDDAIVVLENISRKIEEGIPPMRAAIEGAREVAPTVISMSLALLAVFLPILLMGGIVGRMFREFAVTLGAAVIVSLVVSVTLTPMLCSRFLKHETKSPAEQGRFFRGLDAGFQCLLNGYSRSLSWALSHGRLVLLLLVSAVGLNVYLYTVVPKGFFPEQDTGRLIGGLQTDPNLAFGLIRQKLADALERASRDPDVKTVAGFTGGGGPGFNVLLKPLGERSSRSSNEVLARLRAQFGKIPGVRLFLFQAQDVRTGGRFSPGSFQYTLESGDLAELRYWTPRLVEALSKRPELDDVGSDLQEKGQELRLVVNRDAAYRLGVKQELIDQTLNDAFGQRPVSVIYNALNQYRVIMELDPAHWQSPEALQQLYVSVPPSAQYPEARQIPLANFVTLERGTAPQEINHHGTAAAATISFNLKPGISLSDAALIIEDTVASLGAPASLHGGFQGTAKAFKESLDSQPWLILTALLAIYVVLGILYESYVHPLTIISTLPSAGVGALLALLVCKTEFSLIAFIGVIMLIGIVKKNAIMMIDYALQAEREQGLAPREAIFAACRMRFRPILMTTLAALVGALPLALGSGDGAEMRQPLGISIVGGLLVSQVLTLYTTPVVYLYLDRFRWWCIRTFKPSTPENLEKPHEAI from the coding sequence ATGGGCATAGAAATCTTCATCCGCCGGCCGGTCACGACCAGTCTGCTGGCCATCGCCATCCTGCTGGCGGGCATCGTCGCCTATCTGCAACTGCCGGTGGCGCCCATGCCCATGGTGGACTTTCCGACCATCTCGGTGGACGCCCGGCTGCCCGGCGCCAATCCGGAGACCATGGCGGCCACCATGGCCACGCCGCTGGAGCGTACCTTGGGGCGCATCGCCGGCCTGAGCGAAATGACTTCCTCCAGCGGACAGGGCGGCACCCGCATATCCCTGCAATTCGAACTGTCGCGCGACATCAACGGCGCCATGCGCGACGTGCAGGCCGCGATCAACGCGGCCCGCGCCCAGTTGCCGGCCAATCTCCCGACCCAGCCCAGCTTTCGCAAATACAATCCGGCGGATCAGCCGGTCATCGAGATGGCGGTGATGTCCGACGTGATGGACCGCGGCAATCTTTACGATTTGGCCTCGACCATCCTGGCCCAGCGCATCTCCCAGATCCCCGGCGTGGGCCTGGTCGAGGTCGGCGGCTCCTCGCTGCCGGCCGTGCGGGTGGAACTCAATCCGGGCGCGCTCGCCAAATACGGCGTGGGGCTCGAGGACGTGCGGGCGGCGATCAACGCGGCCAACGTCAACCGTCCCAAGGGCCAGATCGAAGAGGGAGACAAGCGCTGGGAGCTCCAGGTCAACGACCAGGCCCGAACGGCCGCCGACTATCTCCCCTTGATCGTCGCCTACCGCGAGGGCGCGCCGGTGCGCCTGAGCGATCTCGGCAACGTCGTCGATTCGGTGGAGAACCTGCGCAACGCCGGCTATGCCAATGGCCATCCGGCCGTGGTGGTGCGCGTCTACAAGCAGCCCGACGCCAACATCGTGGCCACCGTGGAGCGCGTGCTGGGCCTGCTGCCCGAGCTGGAGGCCGGATTGCCGGCGGCGGCCGACATCGAGGTACTGATGGAGCGCACCCGCACCATCAAGGCTTCGCTGCGCGAGGTGGAGCACTGCCTGGCGCTGTCCGTCGGGCTGGTGATGATCGTGGTGTTCCTGTTCCTGCGCAATCTGCGCTCCACCCTGATTCCGTCGGTCGCCATACCGGTTTCCCTGATCGGCAGCTTCGCCGTGATGTATCTGTGCGGCTTCAGCCTGGACAACCTGTCCCTCATGGCCTTGGCCGTGGGCACCGGCTTCGTGGTGGACGACGCCATCGTGGTGCTGGAGAACATCTCCCGCAAGATCGAGGAGGGTATCCCTCCCATGCGGGCGGCCATCGAGGGCGCCCGCGAAGTGGCTCCCACGGTGATTTCCATGAGCCTGGCCCTGCTCGCCGTGTTCCTCCCCATACTGCTGATGGGCGGCATCGTCGGGCGCATGTTCCGCGAGTTCGCCGTGACCCTGGGCGCCGCCGTGATCGTGTCCCTGGTGGTATCGGTCACGCTCACGCCCATGCTGTGTTCCCGTTTCCTGAAGCACGAAACAAAGTCTCCGGCGGAACAGGGGCGATTCTTCCGCGGGCTGGATGCCGGATTTCAATGCCTGTTGAACGGCTACAGCCGCTCGCTGAGCTGGGCGCTTTCCCATGGGCGGCTGGTGCTGCTCCTGCTGGTATCGGCCGTGGGCCTCAACGTCTATCTCTACACCGTCGTGCCCAAGGGCTTCTTTCCGGAACAGGATACCGGCCGGCTGATCGGCGGCCTGCAGACCGATCCTAACCTGGCCTTCGGGCTGATACGGCAAAAGCTCGCCGACGCCCTGGAACGGGCGTCGCGCGATCCGGACGTGAAGACGGTGGCCGGCTTTACCGGCGGCGGCGGCCCCGGCTTCAACGTCCTGCTCAAGCCCTTGGGCGAGCGCAGCAGCCGCAGTTCCAACGAGGTGCTGGCGCGTCTGCGCGCTCAGTTCGGCAAGATACCGGGCGTCAGGCTGTTCCTGTTCCAGGCCCAGGACGTGCGCACCGGCGGACGCTTCTCGCCGGGCAGCTTCCAGTACACGCTGGAGTCCGGCGACCTGGCCGAACTGCGCTACTGGACCCCGCGCCTCGTCGAAGCGCTGTCGAAACGACCGGAACTGGACGACGTCGGCTCCGACCTGCAGGAGAAAGGCCAGGAGCTCAGGCTGGTCGTCAACCGCGACGCCGCCTACCGCCTGGGGGTGAAGCAGGAGCTGATCGACCAGACGCTCAACGATGCCTTCGGCCAACGCCCGGTCTCGGTGATCTACAATGCGCTCAACCAGTACCGCGTCATCATGGAGCTGGATCCGGCCCACTGGCAGAGCCCCGAGGCTTTGCAGCAACTCTACGTCAGCGTGCCGCCCAGCGCCCAGTATCCCGAAGCCCGGCAGATTCCGCTGGCTAACTTCGTGACCCTGGAGCGCGGCACCGCGCCGCAGGAAATCAATCACCACGGGACCGCGGCCGCCGCCACGATTTCGTTCAACCTCAAACCCGGCATTTCCCTCTCGGACGCCGCGCTCATCATCGAGGACACGGTGGCCTCGCTCGGCGCCCCCGCCTCGCTGCACGGCGGTTTCCAGGGCACGGCCAAAGCCTTCAAGGAGTCGCTGGACAGCCAGCCCTGGCTGATCCTCACCGCCCTGCTGGCGATCTACGTAGTGCTGGGCATCCTTTACGAAAGCTATGTGCATCCCTTGACCATCATCTCCACGCTGCCGTCGGCCGGCGTTGGCGCGCTGCTGGCCCTGCTGGTGTGCAAGACCGAATTCAGCCTGATCGCCTTCATCGGCGTGATCATGCTCATCGGCATCGTGAAGAAGAACGCCATCATGATGATCGACTACGCCTTGCAAGCCGAACGCGAACAAGGCCTGGCGCCGCGCGAAGCCATCTTCGCCGCCTGCCGGATGCGTTTCCGTCCCATCCTGATGACCACCCTGGCGGCCCTGGTCGGCGCCCTGCCGCTCGCCCTGGGCAGCGGCGACGGCGCGGAGATGCGTCAGCCTTTGGGCATCTCCATCGTCGGCGGACTGCTGGTCAGCCAAGTGCTGACCCTGTACACGACCCCGGTCGTTTATCTCTACCTGGACCGCTTCCGCTGGTGGTGCATCCGCACTTTCAAGCCTTCTACTCCTGAAAATCTAGAAAAACCGCATGAGGCCATCTAA
- a CDS encoding DUF6531 domain-containing protein, with translation MVNVERMVGATSQARGASLSKHGCRTALGVLVFCGMAAVGSAEACSLSFTSPARGSTVSSATVGVSGTGSGNANPGDIGQVTATLNGVPFFSQTGTFTTLINFLGSGSASVTLQPGTNVFNVTGSVNGCSASDSMVVYYTPPPPQAQKNAGPPACPNGSNPINGATGNKFQEETDYLGDGRLPLRFTRYYNSFYGTARTLGWNWKSSYDHILSVSGNNAYITRPDGRAYRFTLSGSAWLPDGDVNARLLPQTGGGWRFIESDEGVSELYDGSGRLTAIVTAEGWAQDLAYDAQGRLLRVTERSTGRQLSLTYDAQNRLVGLTDPAGGVHAYGYDAGGNLATVSHPDGDANPVNNPVRTYVYNEPAQTSGASLPHALTGIVDENGQRYATYRYDAQGRGIGTEHAGVENYQLAYNANGSTSVTDPLGSVRTYHFQTVLGVVKSTGIDQPAGAGCPASGSALSYDGNGNIARRTDFNGNTHCRAYDLSRNLETARVEGLAPGKSCPADVAAYSPAANTVERKITTAWHPNWRLEARRAEPRKLSTWVYNGQPDPTNGNALASCAPSGALLPDGTPIAVLCKRIEQATTDNTGALGFSATVTGNPRIGSYTYNAQGQVLTEDGPRTDVADITTYAYYSDSSGGHKPGDLWKIANAKGHVTTFLTYNANGRPLTVQDSNGAVYTYAYDAQGRLASKARTAN, from the coding sequence ATGGTGAACGTAGAACGGATGGTCGGCGCGACCAGCCAAGCGCGGGGTGCTTCCCTGTCCAAGCACGGTTGTCGCACCGCCTTAGGCGTGCTGGTTTTCTGCGGAATGGCGGCGGTCGGTTCCGCCGAGGCCTGCTCGCTCAGCTTCACCTCGCCGGCCCGGGGCAGTACCGTAAGCAGCGCCACGGTGGGTGTTTCCGGCACGGGCTCGGGGAATGCCAACCCGGGCGACATCGGCCAGGTCACCGCCACTCTCAATGGCGTACCGTTCTTCAGTCAGACCGGCACCTTCACCACGCTGATCAATTTCTTGGGCTCCGGCAGTGCCTCCGTGACCCTGCAGCCGGGGACCAACGTGTTCAACGTGACGGGCAGCGTCAACGGCTGCAGCGCCTCGGACAGCATGGTGGTTTATTACACCCCGCCACCGCCGCAGGCGCAAAAGAATGCCGGTCCGCCCGCTTGCCCGAACGGCAGCAATCCCATCAATGGTGCGACCGGCAACAAGTTCCAGGAGGAAACCGATTATCTCGGCGACGGCCGGTTACCCCTGCGCTTCACCCGCTACTACAACAGCTTTTACGGCACGGCCCGCACGCTGGGCTGGAACTGGAAGTCCAGCTATGACCACATCCTGTCGGTCAGCGGCAATAATGCCTACATCACACGGCCCGACGGCCGGGCTTACCGGTTCACGCTGTCCGGCTCCGCCTGGCTGCCCGACGGCGATGTCAACGCCCGGTTGCTGCCGCAGACCGGCGGCGGTTGGCGGTTCATCGAGAGCGACGAAGGAGTATCGGAGTTATATGACGGCTCAGGCCGGCTGACCGCCATCGTCACCGCCGAAGGCTGGGCACAAGACCTGGCGTACGATGCACAGGGACGTCTGCTCCGCGTCACCGAGCGTTCGACCGGCCGCCAGTTGTCATTGACCTATGATGCGCAGAACCGCCTCGTCGGCCTGACCGACCCCGCCGGCGGCGTGCATGCCTACGGCTACGACGCCGGCGGCAATCTCGCTACCGTGAGCCACCCGGACGGCGACGCCAATCCCGTCAATAATCCGGTCCGCACTTATGTCTACAACGAACCGGCCCAGACATCCGGCGCCAGCCTGCCCCATGCCCTGACCGGCATCGTCGACGAAAACGGCCAGCGCTACGCCACCTATCGCTACGATGCCCAAGGCCGTGGCATCGGTACCGAACATGCCGGCGTGGAGAATTACCAGTTGGCCTACAACGCCAACGGCAGCACATCCGTCACCGACCCGCTCGGCAGCGTGCGCACTTACCATTTCCAGACCGTGCTCGGCGTGGTCAAAAGCACCGGGATCGACCAGCCCGCCGGCGCCGGTTGCCCGGCCAGCGGCAGTGCTCTGAGCTACGACGGCAACGGCAATATCGCCCGTCGCACCGACTTCAACGGCAACACCCACTGCCGGGCCTACGACCTGAGCCGCAACCTGGAAACCGCGCGGGTCGAAGGCCTTGCGCCGGGCAAGAGCTGCCCGGCCGATGTCGCCGCCTACAGTCCGGCGGCCAACACGGTCGAGCGCAAGATCACCACCGCCTGGCATCCAAACTGGCGTTTGGAAGCCCGCCGGGCCGAACCGCGCAAGCTCAGCACCTGGGTCTACAACGGCCAGCCCGACCCGACCAACGGCAATGCCCTGGCCAGTTGCGCGCCGAGCGGCGCCCTGCTGCCCGACGGCACTCCCATCGCCGTGCTGTGCAAACGCATCGAACAGGCCACCACTGATAACACGGGGGCTTTGGGCTTCTCCGCCACCGTGACCGGCAACCCGCGCATCGGGTCCTACACCTACAATGCCCAGGGCCAGGTATTGACCGAGGACGGCCCGCGTACCGACGTGGCCGACATCACCACCTATGCCTACTACAGCGACAGCAGCGGCGGCCACAAACCGGGCGATCTGTGGAAGATCGCCAACGCCAAGGGGCATGTCACTACGTTCCTGACCTATAACGCCAACGGACGTCCTTTGACCGTTCAGGACTCCAACGGCGCGGTGTACACGTACGCCTACGATGCCCAAGGGCGCCTGGCCAGCAAGGCGCGCACCGCGAATTGA
- a CDS encoding efflux transporter outer membrane subunit produces MRPSKRTLTGGALFAATLLLQACAVGPDYQRPALNVPEKFRELPPDWKVARADEQPIAGNWWEIYGDPLLNELERQIPANLSLAQAEAQFRQSSALVENTRAGLFPRINGSASFNRSIQAQGQNQVVPGVREIFNTAAAAAWELDLWGRIRRQVEAGEATAAASAATMQALRLSLQSQLAQNYFQLRSLDAQKTVLNTSVEAYRKTLTLTRNRYAAGVVSKADVVQAETQLTFTEAQATDLDVQRSQLEHAIAVLIGKAPSELTIEASPSLAGLPSLPAALPSTLLERRPDIAAAEQQVIAANAQIGAARAAFFPNVTINSTIGFQNTQIERLFTTASQYWALGPAAAALPLFEGGSKNSQLKQAIAGHEATTAAYRQAVLTGLQEVEDNLAALHALESEAKSLELSVKTGQEAVQLTTNQYKAGTVSFQNVLTAQTQALVNERAAIGVQGRRLTASVLLVKALGGGWDPATLKQEQERNEVGWRHYLPYPES; encoded by the coding sequence ATGAGGCCATCTAAACGTACCCTCACGGGCGGCGCGCTGTTCGCCGCCACCCTGTTGCTGCAGGCCTGCGCCGTCGGGCCCGACTATCAACGTCCCGCTTTGAACGTGCCGGAGAAGTTCAGGGAGTTGCCGCCGGACTGGAAGGTCGCTAGGGCCGACGAACAGCCCATCGCGGGCAACTGGTGGGAAATCTACGGGGATCCGCTGCTGAACGAGCTGGAACGGCAGATCCCGGCCAACCTGTCGCTGGCGCAGGCCGAGGCGCAGTTCCGCCAGTCGTCGGCGCTGGTGGAGAACACGCGGGCGGGCCTGTTTCCACGGATCAACGGCTCGGCCAGCTTCAACCGCTCCATCCAGGCCCAGGGGCAAAACCAGGTCGTTCCCGGCGTCCGGGAGATATTCAATACCGCCGCCGCCGCCGCCTGGGAACTGGATCTCTGGGGACGCATCCGCCGCCAGGTCGAAGCCGGCGAGGCGACCGCCGCCGCCAGCGCCGCGACCATGCAGGCGCTCAGGCTGTCTCTGCAGTCGCAACTGGCGCAGAACTATTTCCAGCTGCGCAGCCTGGATGCGCAGAAGACCGTCCTGAACACCAGCGTCGAGGCCTACCGCAAGACGCTGACACTCACCCGCAACCGCTATGCGGCGGGCGTGGTGAGCAAGGCGGACGTGGTGCAGGCGGAGACCCAGCTCACGTTTACGGAGGCGCAGGCCACGGATCTCGATGTGCAGCGTTCCCAACTGGAACACGCCATCGCCGTGCTGATCGGCAAGGCCCCGTCCGAACTCACGATCGAAGCTTCGCCGTCCCTGGCCGGCTTGCCGAGCCTGCCGGCCGCCTTGCCGTCCACCCTGCTCGAACGGCGGCCGGACATCGCCGCAGCGGAACAGCAGGTGATCGCGGCCAATGCCCAGATCGGCGCGGCGCGTGCGGCGTTTTTCCCCAACGTCACCATCAATTCCACCATCGGCTTCCAGAACACCCAGATCGAACGCCTGTTCACCACGGCCAGCCAGTACTGGGCCCTGGGGCCGGCCGCCGCCGCCTTACCCTTGTTCGAAGGCGGCTCCAAGAATTCCCAGTTGAAGCAGGCCATCGCCGGCCACGAAGCGACCACGGCCGCCTACCGGCAAGCGGTATTGACCGGCTTGCAGGAGGTCGAGGACAACCTGGCCGCCCTGCACGCGCTCGAGTCCGAGGCCAAGTCGCTGGAATTGTCGGTCAAGACCGGTCAGGAAGCCGTCCAGTTGACCACCAATCAGTACAAGGCCGGCACCGTCAGCTTCCAGAACGTGCTCACGGCGCAGACCCAGGCGCTGGTGAATGAACGAGCCGCCATCGGCGTCCAGGGGCGGCGGCTGACCGCCTCGGTGCTGCTGGTCAAGGCCTTGGGCGGCGGCTGGGATCCGGCGACGCTCAAGCAGGAACAGGAGCGCAACGAGGTCGGTTGGCGGCATTATCTGCCCTATCCGGAGAGCTGA
- a CDS encoding Imm50 family immunity protein codes for MISKLGYWPEFCDAKFLELGFSRYSDLGTSLSMLLHYIDTDKGFDLNVRIVLVGIIQMEFHGLAIENVIDRIGLIDSGKGGVEFELEAAAGLYGGCSCEIANVELVSIKTFSAGL; via the coding sequence GTGATTTCCAAATTGGGATATTGGCCCGAGTTCTGTGATGCCAAATTTCTTGAGTTGGGATTCAGTCGCTACAGTGATTTGGGGACGAGTCTTTCAATGCTGTTGCACTACATCGATACAGACAAAGGGTTCGACCTGAACGTGAGAATCGTCTTGGTCGGAATTATTCAAATGGAATTTCACGGTCTTGCAATAGAGAATGTAATTGATCGCATAGGTCTCATAGATTCAGGCAAAGGTGGCGTAGAGTTCGAACTCGAAGCAGCTGCTGGACTTTATGGTGGATGCTCTTGTGAAATTGCGAATGTCGAGTTGGTATCCATAAAAACCTTTTCGGCGGGTCTGTGA